CCCCCGCCGAGCAGAAGGATGAATTCCAGAAAAGAGAACAGGGCATAGACCTGCCACAGCAATTTGGCCGTGTCCTTGATCCGCGGACGCAGTTTGTCCGGGGTGGGGCCCGGCACTTCGGCCTTGTAGAGCTGCATCCCGCCGACACCGAGAAAGGGCAAAATAGCCAGCGAGAGGACAATGATCCCCATCCCGCCAAGCCAATGGGTCAAGCTGCGCCACATCAAGATGCCTTCGGGCAGAGCTTCGATGTCGGAAAGAACCGAGGCCCCGGTCGTCGTAAACCCGGACATGGACTCAAAGATGCAGTCGATAAAGGACGGGAAGATGTCCGCGAAGAAATAGGGCATGCCGCCAAAAATGCCCGCCGCGGCCCACCCGAGGGCGACCACAGCCATCCCTTCGCGGTGGGTCATGACCTTGACCTGGTATTGGCGCAGCGCCAGGTACATCCCCAGGCCCACGGAACAGGTCAGGGCGATCGACTCCAACAAGGGCAAAACAGAGCCGTCACTGTAGTACAATCCGAATCCCAGCGGGACGAGCATGGACAAGCCGGTGAAGAGAATCACCAGCCCGACGACCTGCAGCGTGTACCCCCAGCGCATGGTTACAGATACTCCAGTTTGACGGTCAGCGCCTTTTCCACCCGGGCTATATTGCGCCTGGTCGACAGGACGATGACCCGATCATTGGGTTCGATGATCGAATCCCCGGTAGGGATGATCACATCCTCTCCCCGAATGAGGCACAAGACAATCGCCCCCTGCGGAAAGGGCAGGTCCTTGATCGGTTTGCCGACCAGTTCCGATTTGTCCTGGGCGATGGCTTCCAGCGCTTCCGCTTCTTCCTTGATCGAAATGGCTGAAATGACACGCCCTTCCCGGACGTGCTTCAATATGGCGTTGACCGCAGAAAGGCGCGGACTGACGGTGTTTTCCAAACCTACAGTGCGCACCAGCGGGAGGTAGGCGAATTTATTGATCCGGGTGATGGTCATCTTGGACCCGAGATTCTTGGCCAAAAGCGAACAGAGCACATTGTATTCTTCATCGCCGGTCACCGTGACCACCACATCCATGCTGCGGACATTTTCCTCCAGCAGCAGGCCCTGGTCCGTGCCGTCGCCCTGAAGGACGACAGTCCGGTTCAGATTCTCGGCCAGAAATTCGCACCTGGCCCGATCGATTTCGATGAGTTTGACGTGCACGTTGCGTTTTTCCAGACCCTTGGCCAGCTTGAATCCGATATTGCCGCCCCCGATAATCAGGACGTTGCGCAGGGTCTCACTATGGATGCCAAAGCCTGTCAGCACCTTGTTCAGATACTGGTCCTCACAGACAAAGTAGATGAGATCGCCGTCTTTGAGCGTGTTATCGCCCTGGGGAATGATCAAGCGATCATTGCGGATGATAGCCGCGACGATCAGCCGCTCGTGCCCAACCTTTTCACGGAGGTTGAACAGCTTGGTCCCGGCCACGGGACTGTCCTC
The sequence above is drawn from the Desulfohalobium retbaense DSM 5692 genome and encodes:
- the trkA gene encoding Trk system potassium transporter TrkA — its product is MRIIIIGAGEVGYHIASRLASEDKDVVVIDINEKVLDRVSEQLDVQTVLGSGSSPKVLEKAGVRDADILLAVTDSDEINLIACTFANILSPGLRKLARIRNPEYTDYQEVLAKDILDIDMVINPEEEVIRTIERLMGAPGAVDISDFSEGRIKLVGLWVREDSPVAGTKLFNLREKVGHERLIVAAIIRNDRLIIPQGDNTLKDGDLIYFVCEDQYLNKVLTGFGIHSETLRNVLIIGGGNIGFKLAKGLEKRNVHVKLIEIDRARCEFLAENLNRTVVLQGDGTDQGLLLEENVRSMDVVVTVTGDEEYNVLCSLLAKNLGSKMTITRINKFAYLPLVRTVGLENTVSPRLSAVNAILKHVREGRVISAISIKEEAEALEAIAQDKSELVGKPIKDLPFPQGAIVLCLIRGEDVIIPTGDSIIEPNDRVIVLSTRRNIARVEKALTVKLEYL